The following are encoded together in the Juglans microcarpa x Juglans regia isolate MS1-56 chromosome 2D, Jm3101_v1.0, whole genome shotgun sequence genome:
- the LOC121250549 gene encoding uncharacterized protein At1g10890-like isoform X1 — protein sequence MPRSLSRSPSYRRRYSPPSPAPHHRHNRRSRRDRSLSRSRSPYSNSHSRRRSRSNSSRRRRSRSPSYKRRNRSRTPRRRRRQSSRSTSLSPLPKSRSPSVASAERKSATEKLKREEEENKRRQHEEELKQLEEETARRLEEAIRKNVEERLSSEEVRLEIERRIGEGRKKLFDDVATQLEKEKEAALIEARRKEEQARKEREELDKMLEENRRRVEEAQRREALEQQRKEEERYRELELIQRQKEEALRRKKLEEEEERANQMKLLGSTARERNKRNEFHYDSFLRDGYKSLARRICGGKLTHT from the exons ATGCCCCGGAGTCTGTCGCGCTCTCCATCTTACCGACGAAGATACTCACCGCCGTCCCCGGCGCCTCACCATCGCCACAATCGAAGAAGCCGAAGGGATCGAAGCCTAAGCCGAAGCCGCTCTCCCTATTCCAATTCCCACTCCAG GCGAAGAAGTCGTTCTAATTCCTCGCGTCGCCGTAGAAGCCGCTCGCCATCCTATAAGCGCCGCAACCGATCTCGGACGCCTAGGCGACGCAGAAGACAAAGCAGTAGGAGTACTTCTTTGTCTCCTTTACCCAAGTCTCGTAGTCCAAGTGTTGCGTCTGCTGAACGCAAATCTGCCACTGAGAAACTTaaaagagaggaggaagaaaatAAGAG GCGTCAACATGAGGAAGAACTGAAACAATTGGAAGAAGAGACTGCGAGGAGGCTGGAGGAAGCGATTCGGAAAAATGTTGAGGAGAGGTTGAGTTCAGAAGAAGTCAGGTTAGAAATAGAGAGGCGAATAGGGGAAGGTCGAAAGAAATTGTTTGATGATGTTGCAACTcaacttgaaaaagaaaaggaagctgCTCTTATTGaagcaagaaggaaagaa GAACAAGCtcgaaaagagagagaagagctAGATAAGATGCTAGAAGAGAATAGGAGGAGAGTGGAAGAGGCTCAAAGAAGAGAGGCTTTAGAGCAGCAGCGGAAAGAGGAGGAACGCTACCGGGAGTTGGAGCTAATTCAAAGGCAGAAAGAAGAGGCATTGCGGAGAAAAAAgcttgaagaggaagaagagcgTGCAAACCAGATGAAATTGTTGG GAAGCACAGCTAGGGAAAGGAATAAGAGGAACGAATTTCATTACGACAGCTTCCTCCGAGACGGCTACAAAAGTCTTGCTCGAAGAATCTGTGGGGGCAAGCTAACCCATACCTAA
- the LOC121250549 gene encoding uncharacterized protein At1g10890-like isoform X2, producing MPRSLSRSPSYRRRYSPPSPAPHHRHNRRSRRDRSLSRSRSPYSNSHSRRRSRSNSSRRRRSRSPSYKRRNRSRTPRRRRRQSSRSTSLSPLPKSRSPSVASAERKSATEKLKREEEENKRRQHEEELKQLEEETARRLEEAIRKNVEERLSSEEVRLEIERRIGEGRKKLFDDVATQLEKEKEAALIEARRKEEQARKEREELDKMLEENRRRVEEAQRREALEQQRKEEERYRELELIQRQKEEALRRKKLEEEEERANQMKLLGKSKPKPKSSGSVI from the exons ATGCCCCGGAGTCTGTCGCGCTCTCCATCTTACCGACGAAGATACTCACCGCCGTCCCCGGCGCCTCACCATCGCCACAATCGAAGAAGCCGAAGGGATCGAAGCCTAAGCCGAAGCCGCTCTCCCTATTCCAATTCCCACTCCAG GCGAAGAAGTCGTTCTAATTCCTCGCGTCGCCGTAGAAGCCGCTCGCCATCCTATAAGCGCCGCAACCGATCTCGGACGCCTAGGCGACGCAGAAGACAAAGCAGTAGGAGTACTTCTTTGTCTCCTTTACCCAAGTCTCGTAGTCCAAGTGTTGCGTCTGCTGAACGCAAATCTGCCACTGAGAAACTTaaaagagaggaggaagaaaatAAGAG GCGTCAACATGAGGAAGAACTGAAACAATTGGAAGAAGAGACTGCGAGGAGGCTGGAGGAAGCGATTCGGAAAAATGTTGAGGAGAGGTTGAGTTCAGAAGAAGTCAGGTTAGAAATAGAGAGGCGAATAGGGGAAGGTCGAAAGAAATTGTTTGATGATGTTGCAACTcaacttgaaaaagaaaaggaagctgCTCTTATTGaagcaagaaggaaagaa GAACAAGCtcgaaaagagagagaagagctAGATAAGATGCTAGAAGAGAATAGGAGGAGAGTGGAAGAGGCTCAAAGAAGAGAGGCTTTAGAGCAGCAGCGGAAAGAGGAGGAACGCTACCGGGAGTTGGAGCTAATTCAAAGGCAGAAAGAAGAGGCATTGCGGAGAAAAAAgcttgaagaggaagaagagcgTGCAAACCAGATGAAATTGTTGGGTAAGAGTAAACCCAAGCCGAAGTCTTCTGGTAGTGTCATATAA
- the LOC121251210 gene encoding geranylgeranyl pyrophosphate synthase, chloroplastic-like — MSCASVHIRTLTKENSTLKEEGQESKPTFNFEAYMIQKAKSINQALDAAVPLKEGQKIQEAMRYSLLAGGKRVRPVLCTAACELVGGSESMSMSAACAVEMIHTMSLIHDDLPCMDNDELRRGRPTNHKAFSEAVAVLAGDALLALAFEHIAVSTAGVPLTRVVRSIGELARSIGPEGLVAGQVADMSCEGLPVSEVGLEQLEFIHLHKTGALLEGSVVVGAILGGGSNEEVEKLRRFARCIGLLFQVVDDILDVTKTSEELGKTAGKDLVAGKATYPKLMGIEKSREFAEKLNKEAQSWLSGFDPEKAKPLLALANYIALRQN; from the coding sequence ATGAGTTGTGCGAGTGTGCATATACGTACCCTCACCAAGGAAAACAGTACTCTCAAAGAGGAAGGCCAAGAATCAAAACCCACTTTCAACTTCGAAGCCTACATGATCCAGAAAGCCAAATCCATCAACCAAGCTCTAGACGCCGCCGTTCCACTGAAAGAGGGCCAGAAGATCCAGGAGGCCATGCGCTACTCTCTTCTTGCCGGTGGCAAGCGAGTTCGCCCGGTCCTATGCACTGCTGCCTGTGAGCTCGTTGGCGGGTCTGAGTCCATGTCCATGTCCGCTGCATGTGCTGTCGAGATGATACACACCATGTCTCTGATCCACGACGATCTTCCTTGCATGGACAATGATGAGCTCCGCCGAGGAAGGCCAACGAACCACAAGGCTTTCAGCGAAGCTGTTGCGGTTCTAGCAGGAGATGCGCTTCTGGCCTTGGCGTTCGAGCACATAGCAGTTTCTACCGCGGGCGTGCCGCTGACAAGAGTCGTCCGCTCAATCGGCGAGTTAGCCAGGTCGATAGGGCCGGAAGGGCTTGTTGCTGGGCAGGTAGCAGATATGAGTTGCGAAGGGCTCCCTGTGTCTGAAGTGGGGTTAGAACAGCTCGAGTTCATTCATCTGCACAAGACAGGAGCATTGCTGGAAGGTTCAGTCGTTGTGGGAGCGATTCTGGGAGGCGGGTCGAACGAGGAGGTAGAGAAGTTGAGGAGGTTCGCAAGGTGTATTGGGTTGCTATTCCAGGTGGTCGACGACATTCTTGACGTGACAAAGACGTCGGAGGAACTGGGGAAGACGGCCGGAAAGGACTTGGTAGCTGGAAAGGCTACGTATCCGAAGCTAATGGGAATCGAGAAGTCGAGGGAGTTTGCCGAAAAACTGAACAAGGAAGCTCAGAGTTGGCTATCTGGGTTTGATCCGGAGAAGGCCAAACCCTTGCTTGCTCTGGCCAATTACATTGCTCTTAGGCAAAACTAG